TGCCCTAGGATGAAGGTTTAATTTAAGCGCATTGTCTTCTTCTCCACACCACTCTTCTAATTGCATGATAGGTCTAATTGTGGGAATACAATTTCTTCCGCTCTGTTCACATGCTGCGATTGCTATTTTTTGCCACTGATAAAGTTTTTTTTCAAACCTTTTGGTATCCAATTTTACACCGCATCTTTCGGAAATTAGCGGAGTGATTGTATTAACGCCGAGCTCGACAGATTTCTGGATTGTAAATTCCATCTTGTCGCCACGGGAGACAACCTGACCTAGGTGAATATCTAACGGTGACTCAATACTACATTCCACTCTTGCCAGGGCTTCTACAAGAACCGACTTTTTCGTGACTTCTGTAATGGTTGCAGGAAACTGTGCGCCTGTACCGTCAAATAAGAGTACCTCTTGGCCTGGTTTCATTCTTAGTACGCGGCCAACATGGCCAGCTGCATCTTCACCTAAAGAGATAATGCCAAGATTGTCTATGATTTCTGGATGGTAAATTCTAGGTACGCGCATTGCTGGTGGTCCTGAGGTTTATTTTCTGTTGATAACATGGATGCATTTTGCTGAAAAAACAAGGGTATTACGTTAGGTTGTTTATCCTAAGTTATTCCAGTTTGCTCTAATAACCTGACTAGGTTAATTGAATGCCTGTGTAAACGAGTTTTTGTTTGCACTCTCTGCAGCTGTATTGTGCGTTGCCATTTTGTGCCTTGTTATGGCGACGAATAGTGAGTGGGTAACAGTTGCATTGACATTGATATTCAAATGTCTTTCCTTGAACCGAGGTGATTTCAAAGTTGTGTGTGGTTTTTGCACGCAATAGAAATACACGTTCCATCATCATCTTCCACTCTTTCCCATGAGGCTTCACACGGCCAAATCGCTGGAAAGTGATTAAATGTGCTAATTCGTGTGGGATGACTTCTTGCAAGAACGGCTCTCTATTTTCACTAAAAAGAATCGGATTAAGACGAATTTCCCAGCCTTGTAGATAAGCCTTTCCGGCGGCCTTTCCTCTAAGTTTAAAGTTGATATCAGGGATCGGAAATGATTGGCCAAAATATTGATTCGCAGTGGCAACATGATGACACAATGCTTTTTTTGCTTGATAAGTAAGCTCTATATTGCCCAAAGAAAACTCCTAAAAAAAACGCCTCAGTATTATCTGAGGCGCTGATTATAAGGTGAATTCTATTTTCTTACTATGGTTTCGCGATAAGCATGCCATGTACCATACCCAAGTATTGGAATGACCGCTAGCATTCCGACGCCGTAGGTCGCAAAGCCAATTAGGGTACCAATACAGATCATTATCGCCCAGACAATCATTGCCGATAGGTTTTCTTTTACAGCATTGAAACTTGTAAACACGGCAGTCATCATGTCTACACGCCTTTCCATCATTAACGGGATAGAGAAAGCAGAAATACTGAAAATCAACCCAGCAACCACTAACCCGATAACGGCGTTAGTAAGAAGAAAAGGAATGAAGTCAGCTAACGGTGCGCTTTCAACTTGTGGGTAAAAAACATGCACAAGAGCGGCAATTCTCATCCAAAAAATTAGAGTAACAGTGAGCAATACCGCGAATGCCCATTGAGAAGTAGAGTTTCTATTGATCGCTTTTATAGATTTAAGAAGATTAGCTTGATGACCTTTCTCGCGCTGCCAACTCGCGTCATACAGTCCAAGCGCTAAAAATGGACCTATTAGCATAAATACGATAAGACTAGGTAACACAATAAGGTGTGATCCTTGCCACTGAGTTAATTGAACTACCGCGATCGCGGCGGCCATAAAGCAAAGCCCATAAAAAAAACTGATGGTTGGTAGTAGGAAAAAATCCTTAATACCCAATCTCACCCAACGAAAGGGCGCGGAAGCATCGATCTTATTGCAAGCAATCGTTCGTGCGTAGTCATGATCAGGAACATGATGTTGTTTAGATTCTTTTTTATGTAGTTTATCTGGCACAATTGTAGCCATGTGGCCTCCCTAGAAGAGATTAACAACTTGATGACCAATTCCAACAAATAGAGGTTCATTAAATCTAACGACGATGAACCTCTATTTACAAAAATTGAAGGGATGAAAACGTAATAACAAAAGTGCATTCGATAATGAGATTGCAACTCAGTATTATTTTCATCTAGGTTAAGTCTAGTCCAATTTTGGGGAGAGGAAAGTGAAGCGTTAAACGAATGAATTTTAGGGAAAAAATAACGAAGCCCTCTATAATTGAGGGCTTCGTGTTATATTTTAAGCGTTTTTTTAACAGAATAAACGTTAATACTTTAGCCCAGCAAAATCGCGTAGAACGTCGACTTTATCTGTCGCTTCCCAAGGGAATTCTTCACGGCCAAAGTGGCCGTAAGCTGCCGTTTTCTTATAGATTGGTTGAAGAAGGTCGAGCATTTCTTGTAGGCCATATGGACGAAGATCGAAGAACTGACGAATGGCTTTGATGATGACGTCGTGGGACACTTTTTCGGTTCCGAATGTCTCGACCATAATCGATGTTGGATCAGCAATACCAATGGCATAAGAAAGTTGAATCTCACAGCGATCTGCAAAACCAGCGGCAACAATATTTTTAGCAACATAACGAGCGGCGTAAGCTGCACTGCGATCCACCTTTGATGGATCTTTGCCAGAAAATGCTCCGCCACCGTGACGAGCTGCACCGCCATAAGTATCCACAATAATCTTACGACCAGTAAGACCACAGTCACCCATTGGGCCGCCAATAACAAAACGACCCGTTGGATTAATAAAGAAGCTAGTCTCTTTACTTAGCCATTCAGAAGGAAGTACTGGCTTGATAATCTCTTCCATCACTGCTTCGCGCAGATCCGGTGTAGAAATAGTATCGCTGTGTTGAGTTGAAAGAACAACGGCATCAATACCTACAATCTTGCCTTGATCGTATTGGAAAGTGACCTGACTTTTAGCATCTGGGCGCAGCCAATCTAGCGTCCCATTTTTACGAACCTCTGCTTGTTTTTGAACAAGTAGATGAGAATAGGTAATAGGTGCAGGCATTAATACTGCGGTTTCGTTTGTTGCATAACCAAACATGATGCCTTGGTCGCCAGCACCTTGCTCTTTTGGATCCGCTTTATCAACGCCTTGGTTGATGTCTGGAGATTGCTTACCGATGGTATTCAGTACTGCACAAGAGTCCGCATCGAAACCCATATCTGAATGAACGTAGCCAATTTCACGAACGGTCTGACGAGTGATCTCTTCAATATCTACCCATGCAGATGTGGTTACTTCACCACCAACCATGACCATGCCAGTTTTTACATAGGTTTCACAAGCAACACGTGCTTTAGGATCTTGCTCAAGGATGGCATCAAGAACAGCATCTGAAATTTGGTCTGCGATTTTATCTGGATGGCCTTCTGAAACAGATTCAGAAGTAAATAGATGTTTAGCCATAGTAGACAGCTCCGTATTAAAACGTTAAAAAAGATGCCATGTAGCACCTCTAAAAAATAAGAAAATGAATTGTGCAAAAAATACGCTTGAGTAGGCGTTTTTACATCTAGACGTCTATTTTAGTATTTGAAGCTAGAAATACAAGTTTTTTTTGAACTGGATCATAGAGTACGTGAATACAAATTTAAGTAGATGAGATGACTTTCATCAAAAAGTGTTAGATATTCGCTAATAATTGGCGAGGAAATCGATTGCAGTCCTAATTTCGCTCTGAGAGAATATAGCGCCGCTATTAATTAACTGTGTTTAGGTTAACTAGCGTTCACCTTAATCAATGAATTCGTGTATCTACTCAGGAGCAGACATGCCTTCTCAACTACCTTCTCAGCAAGAGCTAGCAAATGCAATCCGTGCCCTTAGCATGGACGGTGTTCAAAAAGCCAACTCAGGTCACCCTGGCGCACCTATGGGTATGGCTGATATCGCCGAAGTACTTTGGCGTGGTCACCTAAACCATAACCCACAAAACCCAGAGTGGGCTGACCGAGATCGTTTTATATTGTCTAACGGCCACGGCTCTATGCTGATTTACTCTCTGCTTCACCTTTCAGGTTACGAGCTTTCTATTGACGACTTGAAAAACTTCCGTCAGCTACACTCGAAAACACCAGGTCACCCAGAATATGGCTATGCACCAGGCATTGAAACCACGACGGGTCCTCTTGGTCAGGGTATCACTAACGCCGTGGGTATGGCATTAGCTGAAAAAGCATTGGCCGCTCAGTTTAACCAAGAAGGTCACGACGTTGTTGACCACAACACTTATGTGTTTATGGGCGATGGCTGTTTGATGGAAGGTATCTCTCACGAGGCGTGTTCTCTTGCGGGTACTTTAGGCCTTGGTAAGCTTGTTGCATTTTGGGATGACAATGGCATCTCAATCGATGGCGAAGTAGACGGTTGGTTTACAGACGACACACCGAAACGTTTTGAAGCGTACGGCTGGCATGTTATCCCTGCGGTAGATGGTCACGATGCAGCGGCTATCAATGCAGCGATTGAAGCGGCGAAAGCAGAAACGGGTAAACCTACTCTTATCTGTACTAAAACAGTGATCGGTTTTGGTTCTCCTAACAAATCAGGTACTCACGACTGTCACGGCGCACCACTAGGCGCAGACGAAATTGTTGCAACACGTAAAGCGTTAGGCTGGGAGCACGGTCCTTTTGAAATTCCATCGGAAATCTATGCGCAATGGTCTGCAAAAGAAGCAGGCGCAGCTAAGGAAGCAACGTGGAACGAGAAATTTGCAGCTTATGAAGCAGCATATCCAGAGCTTGCAGCAGAATTCAAACGCCGCGTAAACGGTGAGCTACCAGCAGAATGGGAAGCAAAAACGTCTCAAATCATTGCAGACCTTCAAGCTAACCCAGCGAATATCGCTTCACGCAAAGCGTCTCAAAATGCATTAGAAGCGTTTGGTGCGATGCTACCTGAATTTATGGGTGGCTCGGCTGACCTTGCGCCTTCAAACCTCACCATGTGGTCTGGCTCTAAGTCAATCACACCGGAAGATGCATCGGGTAACTACATCCATTACGGTGTGCGTGAATTCGGTATGACGGCTATCATGAATGGCTTAGCCCTTCACGGTGGTTTTGTTCCTTACGGCGCGACCTTCCTGATGTTTATGGAATACGCACGTAATGCCTTACGCATGGCTGCACTGATGAAAGTGCAGAATATCCAGGTTTATACGCATGACTCCATTGGTTTGGGTGAAGATGGGCCAACGCACCAACCGGTTGAGCAGGTTTCTTCTCTACGTTTGACACCAAACATGAGCACATGGCGCCCTTGTGACCAAGTTGAATCCGCCGTGGCTTGGAAATTCGCTATTGAGCGTAAAGACGGCCCAACATCGCTTATCTTCTCTCGCCAAAACCTAGCACAGCAAGAGCGCGACGCGTCTCAAGTTGCTGACATTGCTAAGGGTGGCTACATATTGAAGGATTGTGATGGTAAGCCTGAGCTTATCCTTATTGCCACTGGCTCAGAAATTGAGCTTGTCGTTGCAGCCGCCGCGCAACTGACAGCCGAAGGCAAAAAGGTACGCGTTGTCTCTATGCCTGCAACGGATGTATTTGATAAGCAAGACGCCGCTTACCGTGAAGCCGTTCTACCTGCTGACGTAAGAGCCCGTGTTGCTGTTGAAGCGGGTATTGCTGATTTCTGGTACAAGTACGTTGGTTTTGACGGTCGTATTATCGGAATGACCACCTTTGGTGAGTCGGCTCCAGCGGGTGAACTCTTCAAGATGTTCGGCTTTACTGTCGAGAACGTGGTTAAAGCCGCGAATGAAGTGCTCGCGTAACCGTACGAGCCATCGCGAAATAAAACCGAGCAGATTGCTCGGTTTTTTTCTGCATGCGATTTATCTCTATATCCAGTATTATCCTTGTTCAAACAAAAAGGATGAGATTTCAGTCGATGCTAAGAATAGCAATTAATGGCTTCGGCCGGATAGGTCGTAATGTGCTGCGTGCGCTTTATGAAAGTGGTAAAAATAACCAGATTCAAGTTGTTGCCGTAAATGAGTTGGCACAACCGGATGCGATGGCGCATCTTCTTCAATACGACACTAGCCATGGACGTTTTGGTAAAAAAGTATCTAACGACCAAGAACACCTTTTTATCCATCATCAGAATGGTGAGTTCGATTCGGTTAGAATTCTTCATTTAGCGGATATTGAGCTACTGCCGTGGAGAGATCTGCAAGTTGATGTTGTTTTAGACTGCACGGGTGTATATGGAAATAGAGACGATGGGCTTAAACATATTGCTGCGGGCTCAAAAAAGGTACTGTTTTCTCATCCAGGAGCAAACGATCTAGACAATACCATCATCTATGGTGTTAACCATAAAACACTTCTGGATAAGCATAATATTGTGTCAAATGGATCCTGTACAACTAACTGTATCGTACCGATAATCAAGGTATTAGATGATGCATTTGGAATCGACTCTGGCACCATCACGACAATTCATTCATCGATGAATGATCAACAAGTTATTGATGCTTATCATCCGGATCTGAGAAGGTCTCGCTCTGCTAGTCAGTCAATTATTCCTGTGGATACGAAACTTCATAAAGGAATCGAAAGAATATTTCCGAAATTTTCCAACAAATTTGAAGCAATTTCGGTGCGAGTGCCCACTGTAAATGTGACGGCAATGGATTTAAGCGTCACAATTAACACAAAAGTGAAAGTTAATGACGTAAATCAAACCATCATAGAGGCATCTCAGTGTACATTACGTCACATTGTTGACTATACTGAGAAGCCTTTAGTTTCGATCGACTTCAATCACGATTCACACAGTGCAATCGTGGATGGTTCGCAAACTAGAGTGAGTGATGGTCGTCTAGTGAAAATGCTAGTTTGGTGTGACAACGAATGGGGTTTCGCCAATAGAATGCTAGACACAACTATTGCAATGCTGTCATGTAAAAAGTAGCTTAAATAATTTATTTGCCCATTGAAATAAATGAAATCTACCCCCACATGACATAGCAGTTAAAGAATTTCTATGCTTGGTATATGCCGAGCTAAATAAACTTTCTTAAATTTATAAATCGAGAGGACAAACAATGTCTGTAATCAAGATGACTGACCTGGATCTAGCAGGTAAACGTGTATTTATTCGTGCTGATCTAAACGTGCCAGTAAAAAACGGTAAAGTAACTTCTGATGCACGTATTCTAGCATCACTTCCTACTATCAAGATGTGCCTAGAAGCTGGCGCCAAAGTAATGGTTACTTCACATTTAGGTCGTCCTACAGAAGGCGAATATGCTGAAGAGTTCTCTCTAGCACCTGTAGTTAACTATTTAAATGATGCACTTGATTGTGAAGTAAAACTTGCAAAAGATTACTTAAACGGTCTAGAACTAAACACGGGTGAGCTTGTTGTTCTTGAAAACGTTCGCTTTAATAAAGGCGAAAAGAAGAATGAAGAAGCGCTTTCTAAGAAGTATGCGGCGCTTTGTGATGTATTTGTAATGGATGCGTTTGGTACTGCTCACCGAGCTCAAGCTTCAACTCACGGTGTTGGAACTAACGCACCAATTGCTTGTGCAGGCCCTCTTCTTGCTGCAGAACTTGAAGCACTAGGCAAAGCGATGGACAATCCAGCGCGTCCTCTTGTTGCTATTGTTGGTGGTTCTAAGGTTTCAACTAAACTAACCGTTCTTAAGTCACTCTCTAAAATTGCCGACCAGCTTGTTGTTGGTGGTGGTATTGCGAATACATTTATCGCAGCTGAAGGTCACAATGTAGGTAAGTCTTTATACGAGGCAGACCTAGTTGAAACCGCTAAGATATTGATGAAAGAATGTGCAATCCCTGTAGCAACTGATGTTGCTTGTGCAAAAGCATTTGATGAAAATGCGGAAGCGGTAATCAAGCATGTTTCTGAGGTTCAAGATGACGACATGATTTTTGACCTTGGCCCAGAATCTACTGCGGTTCTTGCTGAAATTATCAGCAACGCTAAAACCATTCTTTGGAATGGCCCTGTTGGTGTATTTGAATTCAAAAACTTTGAAGCAGGCACCGCTGGCATCTCTAAAGCCATTGCTGATTCAGAAGGTTTCTCTGTCGCTGGTGGTGGTGATACTCTTGCGGCTATCGACAAATTCGGTATTAAAGCAGATGTTTCTTACATCTCAACAGGTGGCGGTGCATTCCTTGAGTTTGTTGAAGGCAAAGTACTTCCTGCTGTAGCAATGCTAGAAGAACGTGCTAAAGCATAATGATTTATGGAGGCGGGAATATACTCTCGCCTTTGTGTTTGCTGATGCTGGCTATTTATTGTTAGAATGCCTGCGCGTTATGAGCAAACGATTGCAAATTTTTAAGAATTTAATTTAAAACGACAGAAAATAGGACTCATTCCATGTCTAAGATCTTCGATTTCGTAAAACCAGGTGTTATCTCTGGAGCAGACGTACAAAAAGTATTTGAAGTTGCAAAAGAAAACAACTTCGCACTTCCTGCAGTTAACTGTATTGGTACTGATTCTGTAAACGCAGTATTAGAAGCAGCAGCTAAAGCTAAAGCTCCTGTTATCGTTCAGTTCTCTAACGGTGGTGCTGCATTCTTCGCTGGTAAAGGTGTTAAGCTAGAAGGTCAAGGTGCTGCGGTTCTAGGCGCTGTAGCGGGTGCTAAATATGTACACGCTGTTGCCGCTACTTACGGTGTTCCAGTTATTCTGCATACTGACCACGCAGCTAAGAAGCTTCTTCCTTGGATTGACGGAATGCTAGACGCAGGTGAAGAGTTCTTCGCTCAAACGGGTAAGCCTCTATTTTCTTCACACATGATCGATCTTTCTGAAGAGTCTCTTGAAGAAAACATTGAAATTTGTGGTCAATATCTTGCTCGCATGGCGAAAATGGGTATGACTCTAGAGATTGAACTAGGTTGTACTGGTGGTGAAGAAGATGGCGTAGATAACTCTGATATGGACGCGTCTGAGCTTTACACTTCTCCTGAAGATGTTGCATATTCATATGAGAAGTTGAATGCTATCAGCCCTAACTTCACTATCGCGGCATCTTTCGGTAACGTACACGGTGTTTACCAAGCTGGTAACGTTGTACTTACTCCAACTATTTTACGTGACTCTCAAGCTTACTGTACTGAGAAATTTGGTCTTGCACCAAATGCACTTAACTTCGTATTCCACGGTGGTTCTGGCTCTTCTGAAGAAGAGATTCAAGAGTCTATCGGTTATGGTGTTATCAAAATGAACATCGATACTGATACTCAGTGGGCATGTTGGGATGGTATCCGTCAGTACGAAGCTGCTAATCGCGATTTCTTGCAAGGTCAAATCGGTAACCCAACTGGTGAGTCAGCACCTAACAAGAAACATTACGATCCACGCGTATGGTTACGTGCTGCTCAAGTTTCTATGGTTACGCGCCTTGAAAAAGCGTTCTCTGATCTTAATGCTGTAGACGTATTATAATTCGTTTAAATCGTTAAATAGTAAAAACCGCTCGATTGAGCGGTTTTTTTGTGCTTAAATTTCACAACTGCATAACAATAAACAACATTAGTAGTGAAAATGTCGTTATTCTTAATTTAGAGTCTGGATCTTTTCTTGGTGGTTGCGTTATCGTCTACCGAACAAGAAACGTGTCTCTTTATGAACGATAAAACAACAGCATGCTAATGCAATATAAATTAATTTTATGTAATTTTGTTTTGAGCTGACTAAAGCGGTATAAATCACGACGTCTTTGCTATGGGAATAAAATTCTTATAGCCGTAAAGGACGTTGTATAACTAATGTTTAAGGATGGAAAAATGGCGAGTGAAGACACGGTAGTTGCAGGTGTAACGGAGAGTCTCTCAATGGCAGAGACGTGGCTTACCGATAACTCAGAACTATTGATTCAATACGGCGTAAATATCCTCTCTGCTGTGCTGATTCTTTTTATTGGTAACTTGATTGTAAAAGGTATAGCAAACACGGTCGCCAAGGCTTTAAATAAGAAAAACTTGGACAAAGCGGTTGTTGATTTTGTCCATGCATTAGTTCGTTATCTTTTGTTTGTCATTGTATTGATTGCTGCGTTAGGTCGCCTTGGTGTTCAAACCGCCTCTGTGGTTGCGGTTATTGGTGCTGCAGGTTTAGCCGTTGGTCTAGCCTTACAAGGATCGCTTTCTAATTTTGCCGCGGGTGTCCTTATTGTTGCGTTTCGTCCATTTAAGTCGGGTGACTATGTTGAAATCGGTGGTGTAGCTGGCTCTGTTCAATCTATTCAAATATTTCAAACGGTATTAACCACACCTGATAATAAAATGGTTGTTGTTCCTAATGGTAGTGTGATTGGTGGGGCAATTGTTAACTATTCGCATCATGATACTCGCCGTATTGATCATGTTATCGGTGTATCATATTCTGCAGATCTTCAGAAAACTAAAGAAGTAATTACTCGAATCCTTGAAGCTGATGAACGTATTTTAAAAGAGCCGGGAATCACAGTTGGTGTCGTTGCTCTTGCTGATTCATCGGTTAACTTTGTTGCTCGCCCTTGGTGCAGCACTGCGGACTACTGGGCCGTTTATTTTGATACCCTTCAAGCTATAAAAGAAGGCTTGGATAAAGAAGGCATTGAGATACCATTCCCACAGATGGATGTGCATCTAAACAAAGAGGGTTAAGTTACAATCCTCTCATTATAAAAGGCCCCTTAATTGGGGCTTTTTTTTGGACAAAAATTGAGTGTTATTTTTTGTATTTAGAAAGGGTTACTTCCAAGACTAAAAAATCATTAATTGAATTGTAAATTTTGTCCGTTATAGATGTTGAATGATAAGTCCTTTGGCAAGAGAAGCCGCAATCAGAAACATAATTAGAGCGACACCTATATCGATACTTGCTTTGACCTTGGGTTTTGACAGTGTTGGCGCGAGCTTAGATGCCGCAATTGATAAGGCAAAAAACCAAACAAATGAAGCGGTCATGGTGCCAATAGCGAAAGATAACCTATCACTCCCTTCAAATTGACCTCCAATGGAACCGAGGACAACAACGGTATCCAAATAGACATGTGGGTTGAGTAGAGATACAGCGAACACACTTAGAATTACGCTGCGTCGACTTTTGGTAATGGTATTGATATTGAGATTTTCAGTTTGAGATTGAAAGGCACTTTTTAGAGATAAGTAACCGTAAAAAGTAAGAAAAGCAATACCACCAATAGTTACCGTGCTTAATAGAAGTTCGTTTTGAGACAAAATGGCACCGCCACCAAAAACACCAAGTGAAATTAATAATGCATCTATCAAGCTGCACAACGTAGCGGCGGTTAAGTGATGATTCTTTTTTATCCCTTGATTTAAAATATAAGCGTTCTGCGCACCAATGGGGATGATCATGCTCGCTCCCAACCCAAAACCTTGAAATAAAATCCAAAAATTCACACCTGTACCTTAATGTTGTTTAGAAGTTGAATACAGCATAATGAATGCACTAACATAAATAAATTTAATAATATTAATATATAATAAGCAAAGCTAATGACTGCAAAGGAATAACAATGAGAGGTTTGGATTACCGATGGATAGAAACGCTAGATGCGGTGGTGGACTATCGCAGTTTTGAGAAAGCAGCAAAAAAATTGTGCATTTCTCAATCGGCTGTTTCTCAAAGAATTAAGCAGTTGGAGAAGTGGTCTTCACAACCAGTCTTGGTAAGAGAGCAACCACCGAGAGCAACGCTTGTAGGTCAAAAACTTTTAGGGCTTTATCGTAGGGTTTCTTTGTTGGAACAAGATCTCCTACCGGATCTAAACAGCAGCGATAGTGATCTACCCATCGATGTGTCAATAGCGACGAATGCAGACAGTTTAGCCACTTGGCTGTTGCCAAGCCTTGCTCCGATTCTTTTGGAGTCCAAATTAGCGCTTAACTTCATTGTTGATGATGAAAACAGAACGTTAGAGAAACTAAGGACAGGAGAAGTAGTGGGAGCAATATGTATAGAAAACAATTCAATACCTGGTTGCGTAGCCGATTTCTTAGGGGTTTCAGAGTATATATGTGTAGCAAGCCCGGACTTTTGCCAACGTTATTTCTCTGACGGTGTTACCAGAGAATCCTTAATGAAGGCGCCAGCTGTTGTATTTAATCAATACGACCATATGCATGAGCAATTTATTCAAAAAAACTTCTCTTTGTCGATCACAAGTGTGGTTAAACATACAGTAAGAAGTTCAGAAGCGTTTGTTAATTTGACCACCTTAGGAGTGGCGTATTCATTGATTCCTAAACTGCAAATTAGTGATGAACTTAAAAAAGGGAGCTTAGTTAATATTGTTCCTGAGCTTAGTATCTCTAACCCGTTATATTGGCATCACTGGCAACTGGAAAGCGGTGTGCTTAAGCAGCTTTCTAACGCAATTATCCAATACGCAAAAGAAAAGCTGCCACAACAGAAATAAATCTAACGTTTTGATGACGTAAATGAAATTTTAATCGTTAACATATCATTCTCAAATAGTAATTAAGGTTATTGGAATGAAAAGAATCCTTACGTCAGTTATCGTTATTTTATCGCTCTACAGCATACCTTCTTGGGCTGAGAACTGGAATTTTCCTCATATAGAAACATCTGGTTATGGTGAAGTGATTGTCAAACCTGATATGGCTGAGTTTACGGTAAGAGTGGAAGAGTCAACGCTTACTGCAGAAGATGCAAAGAAAAGAGTGGATGACGTCGTAACCGCTTTCATAGCAAGACTAACCAATGCCGGGGTATCTAGAGATGACATCTCAGCGACGAATATTCATCTGTCTCCCAAATATAGTTACCCAAAATCAGGAAAATCAGAGCTTGTCGGGTATCAAGCATCGAGAAGCATGACGGTTGTTGTGACGCAGTTAGAGCATTTGAATACCTATATTGATGGGGCGTTAGGTGATGGCATCAATCGTATAGACACTATTCAGTTGAAAGTAACCGAACACAAAAAATATCAAGAACTAGCCAGGGACGAAGCCATTAAAGATGCCAACGAGAAAGCGCAATCTTTGGCGAAAGGGTTCGGAATGGATCTCGATGGTATTTGGAAAATATCGTACAACAATTCATATGCACCACCGATTATGATGAAAACAATGGATAGCCGAAGCGAGTCATCTCCTGCCGGATATGACGATTCTGCTTTAGTCATTAAAGATAGAGTATCGG
This portion of the Vibrio sp. VB16 genome encodes:
- the mscS gene encoding small-conductance mechanosensitive channel MscS; its protein translation is MASEDTVVAGVTESLSMAETWLTDNSELLIQYGVNILSAVLILFIGNLIVKGIANTVAKALNKKNLDKAVVDFVHALVRYLLFVIVLIAALGRLGVQTASVVAVIGAAGLAVGLALQGSLSNFAAGVLIVAFRPFKSGDYVEIGGVAGSVQSIQIFQTVLTTPDNKMVVVPNGSVIGGAIVNYSHHDTRRIDHVIGVSYSADLQKTKEVITRILEADERILKEPGITVGVVALADSSVNFVARPWCSTADYWAVYFDTLQAIKEGLDKEGIEIPFPQMDVHLNKEG
- a CDS encoding LysR family transcriptional regulator ArgP — translated: MRGLDYRWIETLDAVVDYRSFEKAAKKLCISQSAVSQRIKQLEKWSSQPVLVREQPPRATLVGQKLLGLYRRVSLLEQDLLPDLNSSDSDLPIDVSIATNADSLATWLLPSLAPILLESKLALNFIVDDENRTLEKLRTGEVVGAICIENNSIPGCVADFLGVSEYICVASPDFCQRYFSDGVTRESLMKAPAVVFNQYDHMHEQFIQKNFSLSITSVVKHTVRSSEAFVNLTTLGVAYSLIPKLQISDELKKGSLVNIVPELSISNPLYWHHWQLESGVLKQLSNAIIQYAKEKLPQQK
- a CDS encoding LysE/ArgO family amino acid transporter, whose protein sequence is MNFWILFQGFGLGASMIIPIGAQNAYILNQGIKKNHHLTAATLCSLIDALLISLGVFGGGAILSQNELLLSTVTIGGIAFLTFYGYLSLKSAFQSQTENLNINTITKSRRSVILSVFAVSLLNPHVYLDTVVVLGSIGGQFEGSDRLSFAIGTMTASFVWFFALSIAASKLAPTLSKPKVKASIDIGVALIMFLIAASLAKGLIIQHL
- a CDS encoding oxidative stress defense protein, yielding MKRILTSVIVILSLYSIPSWAENWNFPHIETSGYGEVIVKPDMAEFTVRVEESTLTAEDAKKRVDDVVTAFIARLTNAGVSRDDISATNIHLSPKYSYPKSGKSELVGYQASRSMTVVVTQLEHLNTYIDGALGDGINRIDTIQLKVTEHKKYQELARDEAIKDANEKAQSLAKGFGMDLDGIWKISYNNSYAPPIMMKTMDSRSESSPAGYDDSALVIKDRVSVIYKLAD
- the fbaA gene encoding class II fructose-bisphosphate aldolase; this encodes MSKIFDFVKPGVISGADVQKVFEVAKENNFALPAVNCIGTDSVNAVLEAAAKAKAPVIVQFSNGGAAFFAGKGVKLEGQGAAVLGAVAGAKYVHAVAATYGVPVILHTDHAAKKLLPWIDGMLDAGEEFFAQTGKPLFSSHMIDLSEESLEENIEICGQYLARMAKMGMTLEIELGCTGGEEDGVDNSDMDASELYTSPEDVAYSYEKLNAISPNFTIAASFGNVHGVYQAGNVVLTPTILRDSQAYCTEKFGLAPNALNFVFHGGSGSSEEEIQESIGYGVIKMNIDTDTQWACWDGIRQYEAANRDFLQGQIGNPTGESAPNKKHYDPRVWLRAAQVSMVTRLEKAFSDLNAVDVL